Part of the Carcharodon carcharias isolate sCarCar2 chromosome 11, sCarCar2.pri, whole genome shotgun sequence genome, TGGGTAGaggtggcaggtttccttccctggaAGTCATTAGAAAACCAGGAATTCTGCAACATTCCAATAGCTTTAGTAGTCATTTTATATggtgtcagatcacaaaccattgAATGATTGAATTTGGTTTTGCAAtgcgccatggtgggatttgaattcttaGATTGCCACTTGAAAACCTGAGCCACTGATTATTCATTACCTGTGATTAGTTATACAGAAGCGGGTCTGAAACCAATTGAACATATCCTGATTTGACTCTTTTGCCATTTTTCCCAGATCTGTGGGATGACCGAAGCTGAGCTCCTTTACTTTGTAAACTGTCTGGGTGTGCTAGTCTTTCTGCTTGCTGTTCTCTACCACTGGGTCGATATTGTACACACTGGGTCCCCAGTCTTCAAACAAAATTTCTATGACGCTAGGCCAACGAGAAGTTTTCACAACCAGTGCCGAAGGCGGGTATACACACGTAGCATCTCGATGAGTGACTCAGATTTCCCAGGAGACATCCAACGTCGAAACATCCATGTTACACTCAAATCCTGACGTGTTCAGAACATGTCAGTAAAAAAACAGACACGCAGAACAACTAACAAGGGGGCAGTTTGTATAGTAAGGACCGACAGGAGCCTGCCTTTTCACTGACGAACACGAATGTGAAGTGTTACAGGCTTATCCTTTCAGCTCCAGTCTAGAACCTGAGCATGTAATCCAGAGTgctacttcagtgcagtactgagggattgctccCCCATCGTCTTTAAGGAGAAACGGCCTCAACTGTCTGTCCCAGTAACTCGTGTTCCTTCCTTGGCCaacttaaaaatattttaaaacaaaaacagaattacctggaaaaactcagcaggtccggcagcatcggcggagaagaaaagagccgacgtttcgagtcctcactgGTTGCTGTTCATGGGATTCTGCTTTGTGCAGAAATGGTTGTTTGTTTAAATCGCTAatggtgactacatttcaaatttTGCACAGAGcactttgaaatatttctgacggGTGTGATAGGTATATCATGCAAGCTCTTCTTCTCATCAAACCTGATTGAGAGTGCACTGAGTAGCTTTGTCCTCTGAATTTCATCAGTATGCTATTTTGCTGCAAACAAACAGAGAGCCAAGTGCAGCATAGCACAAAGGAAATGTAAACTGTGGGAACAGAGGATAATACTGTGCGGTTTGGTGCCTCAGAAATACTGACTGATCGTTCGCCTTTTTCTGGTGTTGTTGCAACAACTGCTCTCTTCATCCTGCGCCCAGAGACTTGGATCTTTCCCATGTCCGGCACGATCTGAAAGTCGGGAAGGCAACAATCTGCTTTTTCCATATTCCGAATCTTGCGGTTTCCCAATCAGATAGTCTTCAATTAAATCTCACTACGCCCCTGGCAAATTGGAAAAGGTGGATAGTTTAAAGATCGGtcaaattattttgttttgttttgctttGAGGGTTAGAAGTTATAGTGCTGGCCATATTTATCCCCTGACATcatcaatgctgtttgtgggatcttgctgtgtgcaaaagaGCTGCTGCAATTCctgcatgacaacagtgactaaacaCCCTCATTggatgcaaagcactttgggaggtcctaaggctgtgaaaggtgctatataattgcaagtgcTTCTTTCTTATTCTCTAAACCCTGCAGTCTGGGTTTTGtcaccatgacctcattgaagccTGTGATTGAAGTGGTGAACCTGGGCAGGATTTCATATGTAGACGGGATGCGAGCGCAGCAGAGGTTCATCCGGCGTCACCTCAATGCCCTGTCCCAGCGGTCCACTGCCGAGCCCCCAGTCAATGCCCTGCTGCTGTGTGAGCACGATCCTGTCTACACTATTGGGATCAGGACAGCACGGTATCCAATCGAGGAGGAGGAGCGATTGAAGCGACTGGGGGCAGAGTTCTACCGGGCTGACAGAGGGGGACTGATCACCTTCCATGGCCCTGGGCAACTGGTGTGTTACCCTATCCTCAACCTGGCTCACTTCAAAAAGAGTGTGCGATGGTATGTGGGCGAATTGGAGAGAACTGTCATCCAGCtgtgcagcaggtttgggatcaATGCAGAGACATCACCTGACACTGGAGTGTGGGTTAGAGATGAGAAAATCTGTGCTATTGGTAAGGAGGGGAAATCTCCAACCAGGGCTCGGTATAGAGGAAGGGCTGTAACAtgtgatttccagaaggcacttgataagttGACTCATGAGAAACCTAATACAGGCATTGAGGCAGATGTTATAAGAGAAAATGTAGCAGCATGGATAGAAatggtagataaatcccccgggcctgacatgatattccctcagaccttgagggagactagtgtagaaattgcaggggccctggcagaaatatttaaaatgtccttagccacgggtgaggtgccggaggattagagggtagctcatgttgttccgttgtttaaaaaaggctccaaaagtacaccaggtaattacaggccagtgagcctgatgtcagtagtaggtaaattattggaaggtgttctgagagatcggatatataattatttggacagccaagggctgattaaggatagtcagcatggctttgtgtgtggtaggtcgtgtttaccgaaccttgtagagtttttcgaggaggttaccaagaaagtagatgaaggaaaggctgtggatgttgtctacatggactttagtaaggcctttgacaaggtcccatatgggaggttaattcagaaggttcagacacttggtatccatggagaagTTGTAAACAGGATTCAAAAttggagaagacagagagtggtagtggatgattgcttctcagactggaggtctgtgactagtggtgtgcctcagggatctgtgctgggaccattgttgtttgttgtctatatcaatgatttggatgataatgtggtgaattggatcagcaagtttgttgatgacactaagattggaggcgttgtggacagcgaggaaggctttcaaagcttgcagagagatctggaccaactggaaaaataggCCAGAAAATAGCAGATGGAaattaatgtggaaaagtgtgaggtgttacattttggaaggtcaaaccaaggtaggacatacacagtaaatggtagggcactgaggagtgcggaggaacaaagggatctgggagtttagatacatagttccctgaaagtggcgtcacaggtagacaaggttataaaaagaaagcttttggcatgctggccttcataaatcaaagtatttaGTATAGGAATTGGGATGTTATgttgaggttgtataagacattagtgatgccaactttggagtattgtgttcagttctggtcgcctaactacaggaaggatatcagtaagattgagagagtgcagagaagatttactaggatgttgccgggtcttaaggagttgagttacagggaaagattaaacaggttaggactttattccttggagcgtggaagaatgaggggagatatgatagaagtttacaaaattttgaggggtatagacagagtaaatgcaagtaggctctttccacttagattaggacaAATAAACaagagaggacatggctttagggtgaaaggggaaagatttagggggaacattagggggaacttcttcactcagagagtggtgagagtgtggaacgagctaccatctgacgtggtaaatacGGGCTCAcgcttaagttttaagaataagttAGATAGATACATGGGTGGGAGatgtctggagggttatggactaggtgcaggttaatgggactagcggaataatatttcggcacagactagaagggccgaatggcctgttttctgtgctgtagtgttctatggttctgtggttctatggaaAGTTGGTTGACAGGAAATATAAGGGTAACATTGAAGCACTTTTGCTGGATGCAAAAATGCCTTGTGTGCCTTCTCTCACCCCGGCAGCTGCATGATAACAATGAGAATGGAGTTACTGATTAATCATAGCAGTCAATCTCTATACAACATAGCCAGATGTGAATGAGGAAAACCCCCAGTGGTGGAAAACTTTGGGAACCATGGGTCCAAAATCAAAtgggaacagcaggaggccattcagcccttcaagcctgtttcaCATGGCTGTTGCTCAGATTGGAGAAAAGGTGGGAAATGATATATCCCAATGGTCACTGTGGGGTCCACTTTTGTTCTCTGTATACATATTGAGAATTAGGGTGTAGGGAAAACAATGTCGAAGttggcagatgacacaaagggtgGAAGTTTGTCCCATATAGAGGAAACCTGTGAAAGATTTTGGGAATACAGATAGGTGAGTGAGATGGACAGAGCCAATTTAATGTGGACAAATATAGGATAATACATTTTGGGAGGGATAAAATGGACTGGGAGTATACAGCATGGAAAGAAACTGATAACTGTGGATGAACAGAGAGATCCAGGTGTTCAGAAATATCTTTCTCTGAACATTGTAATGACGAGGACAGAAAATCATTACAAAAAACTCCAGCTGCGTTTTTAGCTTTAGATTGAGTTTgaatgtttaatggggacagtgtagagggagttttactctgtatctaaccccgtgctgtagctgtcctgggagtgtttgatggggacagtgtagagg contains:
- the lipt2 gene encoding putative lipoyltransferase 2, mitochondrial, which produces MTSLKPVIEVVNLGRISYVDGMRAQQRFIRRHLNALSQRSTAEPPVNALLLCEHDPVYTIGIRTARYPIEEEERLKRLGAEFYRADRGGLITFHGPGQLVCYPILNLAHFKKSVRWYVGELERTVIQLCSRFGINAETSPDTGVWVRDEKICAIGIHCGRYITSHGLALNCNTDLRWFSHITPCGIEGKGVTSLSRALKREVTTSEAVVPFLETFAKQFNCMLRC